The Fusobacterium polymorphum genome segment AAAAAATGTTAGATAATAGAATAGCAGCCTCACCAGAATCTCTTGATGGTATGATAGGAAAAGTGAAAAATACAGGAGAAATAAATATAAATTCTGGTGAAGGTAGTTCTGCTATGGATTTAAGAACATCTAGTGATGATGTTTTAACAAATAGTGGCACTGTTAATATAAAGGGTAATAAAAATATAGGGTTAAGAGTGGAACAAGATGGACAAATTCATGGACATCATGCTGAGGGAGATTATTTCCCTGGTGAAGCACCAAAAGTAACTAATATAAAAGATATCAATATAAAAAGTGGTATAGGGAATATTGGAATGCTTTCATATGGGACATCATCAGCAATAAATTTAGGAACAGGTAAAATTAACCTTCAAGGTAAGAAGAGTATAGGTATGTATGCAGTTTCACTATATGGCTGGGAAGGTTATGAAGATCCAAATAGTCCTTTTGGTTCAGGAAATATTGTAAACTATGGAGAAATTGCTACTAACAATAAGGATACAAGTGTAAAAAATGAAAATATTATTGGTATGGCTGTATTAGAAAAAACATCAGGAGTTAATACAGGTAAAATTAATTTAACAGGAAAAGAAGTAATAGGTGTGTATAATATGGGAGTAGCAACTCATACACCACCTGGAAGTGGAAGTAAAACTACAATTGATGATACTGAATCTAGTTTTAAAATGCTTAAAAATGGAAGCTCACTACCTGAAATAAATGTTTCTGGAAAAAATTCTATTGGAGTATATTCAAGAGGAAGAAAAAGTAAAACACTTATTGAAGTAGGAAAAATTTCTTCAGAAGGTGGAATAGGACTTTTTGCAGATAGAGGAGTTATCCATTTAGGAAAAACTGGACAAAGCTCTGTAACAACTGAAAATTCACCAACATTAGAAGCTAGAAAAAATGGAGTAATGTTCTATAATTATTCTCATACAAAATATGATTTTAACTATGAGCTTGGTGATTATGGAGAAGTATCACTAACAACACCAGTAGCAAAAGGAAACTTTGTATTAAATAATAGTGTAAATGGAACAGTAAAAAATGGAGGAGCAGCTTTCTATCTAAGAGGAAATGATGTAAATAATAAAGTTACTTTCTTAAATAAAATGTTTACTGATACTGCTGATTCAGAAAATAGAGTTAGTGCAAGTGGAAAGAAAGTTAATTTAAAAATGGAAGAAGGTTCAACTCTATTTGTTACTCATAACTATAATATAAATAATGTTACTACTGCACAAAAACTATCTGGGTTAGCAGTGAATTCTTCAAATAATTATGGTAATAGAGTTACAATAGATAGCTCTTCTTCTAATAAGTATAAAATAGAAAAATCTCTTAGAAATAAATTGGAAATAGATACTGATGTAAATCTAGATGATAGAACAACTACATATAATAGAATTGAATATTTAGCATCTTGGGTTACTTTAAATTCTGGAAAGAAAATGACTTCAAGTAAAAATGATAAAGTTGCGATATTTCAAGCAAATGTAAAAAGAGAGCAAGGTTCAACTTTACCAGCTGCAAAAGCGGAAGATGTAAAAGTTATAAATAAAGGAAAGATAGCTTTAACAGGTAAAAATTCTGTTGCAATGGGTGCAAGTTTTGGACAAGTAACAAATGAAAAGGATATTTCTGTAACTGGTGAAGCTGGAATAGGTATCTATGGAGCTGATAGTTCTGTTATTAAAAATATAGGAACAGTAGAAATTGGTAAGAATGGAACAGGTATCTATGCTGAAAATGATTTAAAAATTGCTGGAGATTCAACAGCTATTTCAACAAATAAAGATATAAATATAACAAACACAGGTACAATAAAAGCTAAAACTGGTTCAACTGGTGTTTATGGTATCTACGCTAAAAATGATAAAGCTAACTATAAAACTGCAACATCAACTCTAAATCATAGTGGAACAATAGGTTTAGCTAATAGTAAATCAAGTGTAGGTATCTATACTGAAAATGGAAATTTAACATCAAGTGGTAATGTATCAGTTGGAGAAGGTGGAATAGCTATAAAATCTATTAAATCTAATGCAACATTATCAAGTGGAAATATAGCAACTACTTCTGGAGTAGGTGTTTTAGCAGAAAATTCAACTATTAATACATCTGCTAATATGACAGTCAATAATGGTATAGGATTAAATCTTAAAAATTCTAAGGTAATAGTAGGAAGTGGAACATATAATCTTACTAGAGCAACAGCATTTAGAATAGGGACATTAGGAGCAGGTGACTATTTTAAAGGAAATGGAGGAACATTAAACTTAGGAGCAAACTCTATTGCTTACCATTTAAAAGATACTAATTTAATATCTAATAGTAATTTTATTGATAATTTAGGAGTAAATTCCACTGGTAAATACACATATATCTATGCAGATAACAGTACATTAAATTATGAAAATCAAAAGACAATAAATAGTGATGGTTCAACATTTGCTTATGCTAAGAATTCTAATATAACATTGAAGACTAACACAAAAATTAGTTCTAGTAATAAAAAAGTAACAGGTGTTTTCTCTGAAAATACAGTAGCTGGAAAAAATATTGTAAACAATGGAACTATAAATTTATTAGGAGAAGAATCAGTTGGTGTTTATTCAGAAGGTAGAGTTAATTTAGTAAATAATGGTAAAATAAGACTTGGAAAGAAAGGGGCAGGAATTTACTCAAAAGATTCTAGTGTTGAAAATTCAGGAGAAATAGCAACTGGAAATGATTCAACAGGAATTTATGCTAAATCAGTAAATTTAAATGGTAATTCAAAATTAAGTGTAGGAAATAATTCTATTGGAATCTATTCTGTTGGAGGAAATATTAATCTTGCAAATGGTTCACAACTTAATATTGGAGCAAATAACTCAACAGGACTTTACTATAATGGAAGTAATGGAAATATAATAAATAATACAGATAAAATAACAGTTGGAGATAATTCAAATGTCTTTACTATAAAAGGACAAAATAATAAAGTTGAAAGCAATAATAAAGGAACTGTTAATTTAAGAAATAATTCTGTGTATATGTACTCAACAGATACTAGTGGAAGTATAACTAATAGAACTAATATTAGTGCTTCTGGAAATGATAACTATGGTATCTACTCAGCTGGAAAAGTTGATAACCATGCAAATATTAATTTCTCAAATAGTGTGGGAAGTATAGGAATGTATTCTTACTATCTAAAGAGTGATAGTTATGGTTTATCAACAATGTCACTTACAACTGTACCAGCAGTTGTTAATCATTCAGGTAGAACTATAAAAGTTGCAAAATCTGATTTGTCAAATTCAAGTAATGAAAGATATGGTATAGGAATGGCAGCAGGACATACAGAAATTAGAGGTAATACTATACTTCAAAGAGCAGCAGGATATATAGTAAACTATGGAACTATATCTGTAACAAACCCTAATAGTATAGGAATGTATGCAACTGGTAGAGGTTCTATTGCAGAAAATAGAGGAACAATATTGTTAAGTGGTAGTAAAAGAAATATTGGAATGTATTTGGAAAATGGTGCAGCAGGTTATAACTATGGTACTATAACAACAACAGGAAATGGTAATAATGGGCAAATTGGAGTTGCAGTAACAACAGGTGCAACAATACATAATTATGGAACAATAAATATTAATGCAGAAAATGGAATAGGAGTCTATAATTTTGGTGGAGGAATTGTAAAAAATTATGGTAGCTTTGTTATAAATGCCCCTACTAAAATAAAGACATTGGATCAAGCTGATACAAGTAAAGGACTTGGTGGAGTAAATATACAAGTAAGACAAGATGATAAATCACAAGCAGATATTTTTGTAAATGGTAAAAAGGTAGAGCCTACATTAGTACATAGACTTCCTAATAATGCACCTAGTAGAATAGCTACTTCTTCAATAGGTATCTATATGAGTTCATCAGGAATTAATCCAACAAGACCA includes the following:
- a CDS encoding autotransporter-associated N-terminal domain-containing protein, translating into MNNNLYKIEQSLRSIAKRYKTVKYSTGLAILFLMLGINAFSEEVNGTEFVEQSKTIRSGMKSSIEDMRSKIESVRAENNKGMGNLKLELIQLTEQGDQVVKSPWNSWQFGANYFYNNWKGTYEGKGDKKEKYPFEGVFTRSSDLFLRNIHPDSKNYEKYTSYVPSVTYSLFSFDEVNPQKSFAEATKPVKANSTLATTSLRGGDGDSYGIANTKIRQEDIAKIELGVTVKPKDLNKIIITQNVTKPEVPTLHEPGSPAEPNANLNIGTFSPIIPNLYNPKDIRSSYVNTRVLSYHSRVNEGVSYWNTNTNQYETGKNGAKNNGKSYNHNTDVTINGSDLSGTPAFMYTSNKYYIEQYNKATTEYEIIKEYNENYDQALFKIWFDYGSITKKYTAADNDVGGKTLTIANGVNVTIDSINNAPNKGNETDINKQRFLVGGSRVGTLDNAVNATIKNQGTVNLLGPLTLGFESQTDTDGLENVGGNKHAPAIPKRPGSSNYLIGKREIINDKSGVISDDIEASDRTPDLGGLKVSKIDQDGNIVEAANDTQVLQLGKVGYDGQGTITVKRTPDIVDKNNHSRILKRGGYTGYKVGMILTTEDSDEGDYNDDNIVQSLINRGTIKFNGENSIGIQVYAPNYANYKGHGNAVINIVNEKTGVIELRGDSSVGMKLSSQVKKIVKFENEGKINIGGSYSSGISVARDQKMLDNRIAASPESLDGMIGKVKNTGEININSGEGSSAMDLRTSSDDVLTNSGTVNIKGNKNIGLRVEQDGQIHGHHAEGDYFPGEAPKVTNIKDINIKSGIGNIGMLSYGTSSAINLGTGKINLQGKKSIGMYAVSLYGWEGYEDPNSPFGSGNIVNYGEIATNNKDTSVKNENIIGMAVLEKTSGVNTGKINLTGKEVIGVYNMGVATHTPPGSGSKTTIDDTESSFKMLKNGSSLPEINVSGKNSIGVYSRGRKSKTLIEVGKISSEGGIGLFADRGVIHLGKTGQSSVTTENSPTLEARKNGVMFYNYSHTKYDFNYELGDYGEVSLTTPVAKGNFVLNNSVNGTVKNGGAAFYLRGNDVNNKVTFLNKMFTDTADSENRVSASGKKVNLKMEEGSTLFVTHNYNINNVTTAQKLSGLAVNSSNNYGNRVTIDSSSSNKYKIEKSLRNKLEIDTDVNLDDRTTTYNRIEYLASWVTLNSGKKMTSSKNDKVAIFQANVKREQGSTLPAAKAEDVKVINKGKIALTGKNSVAMGASFGQVTNEKDISVTGEAGIGIYGADSSVIKNIGTVEIGKNGTGIYAENDLKIAGDSTAISTNKDINITNTGTIKAKTGSTGVYGIYAKNDKANYKTATSTLNHSGTIGLANSKSSVGIYTENGNLTSSGNVSVGEGGIAIKSIKSNATLSSGNIATTSGVGVLAENSTINTSANMTVNNGIGLNLKNSKVIVGSGTYNLTRATAFRIGTLGAGDYFKGNGGTLNLGANSIAYHLKDTNLISNSNFIDNLGVNSTGKYTYIYADNSTLNYENQKTINSDGSTFAYAKNSNITLKTNTKISSSNKKVTGVFSENTVAGKNIVNNGTINLLGEESVGVYSEGRVNLVNNGKIRLGKKGAGIYSKDSSVENSGEIATGNDSTGIYAKSVNLNGNSKLSVGNNSIGIYSVGGNINLANGSQLNIGANNSTGLYYNGSNGNIINNTDKITVGDNSNVFTIKGQNNKVESNNKGTVNLRNNSVYMYSTDTSGSITNRTNISASGNDNYGIYSAGKVDNHANINFSNSVGSIGMYSYYLKSDSYGLSTMSLTTVPAVVNHSGRTIKVAKSDLSNSSNERYGIGMAAGHTEIRGNTILQRAAGYIVNYGTISVTNPNSIGMYATGRGSIAENRGTILLSGSKRNIGMYLENGAAGYNYGTITTTGNGNNGQIGVAVTTGATIHNYGTININAENGIGVYNFGGGIVKNYGSFVINAPTKIKTLDQADTSKGLGGVNIQVRQDDKSQADIFVNGKKVEPTLVHRLPNNAPSRIATSSIGIYMSSSGINPTRPIENLGALASSGIRSADLIIGTEAAEYQNSKYIQLGQDIIKPYNKMIKEALRKGINKYEIYSGSLTWQATVTQNKADQTIQNAYMTKIPYTVYAGDKNTTRDTYNFTDGLEQRYGIEAVGSREKELFNKLNSIGNNEGILLKQAFDEMMGHQYANIHQRIQSTGDILDKEFTHLRKDWATASKKSHKVKTFGTNGKYKTNTAGVINTTNNAYGVAYVHENEDIKLGKGFGYYTGLVYNTYKFKDIGRSKEEMLEVKAGAFKSIPFDDNNSLNWTISGDVSYGYNKMHRKFLVVDEVFNARGRYNTYGVAMKNELGKEFRLTETLSLRPYGAIKVEYMKVSKVKEKSGEVKLDVNNSHYTSIKPELGIEANFKYTMLSGKIITARLGTAFEDELGKVAKANNKARVANTSADWFNLPKEKEDKKGNIKTDFSIGLEGDILGGTANIGYDTKGNNIRGGVGVRIIF